A DNA window from Chelativorans sp. AA-79 contains the following coding sequences:
- the betA gene encoding choline dehydrogenase: MPEADYVIVGAGSAGCALAYRLSESGKHSVIVIEYGGSDLGPFIQMPAALSFPMNMRRYDWGFRTEPEPHLSGRVLATPRGKVVGGSSSINGMVYVRGHARDFDHWAEAGAAGWAFADVLPYFKRMENAKTGEDGWRGTDGPLHVQRGTRLNPLYQTFIEAGREAGFEVTEDYNGSKQEGFGPMEQTIHMGRRWSAANAYLKPALKRRNVSLVRGFARRVRIENQRATGVEVEARNSVQVVKARREVILAASSINSPKLLMLSGVGPAEALRQFGIDVVADRPGVGQNLQDHLELYIQQACRKPITLYSNLGLFSKARIGAEWLLFKSGLGATNHFEAAAFVRSRAGVDYPDIQYHFLPAAIRYDGKAAAEMHGFQAHVGPMRSKSRGAVTLASPDPQAPPKIRFNYMSHEEDWADFRHCIRLTREIFSQPVFEPYCDHEISPGDHVRSDAALDDFIREHVESAYHPCGTCRMGAREDPMSVIDPELRVIGVEGLRVADSSVFPRITNGNLNAPSIMVGEKAADHILDKPLLPPSNQQPWINPRWQVSDR, encoded by the coding sequence ATGCCTGAGGCCGACTATGTCATCGTCGGGGCGGGCTCGGCAGGCTGCGCGCTCGCCTACCGGCTTTCGGAAAGCGGAAAACATTCGGTGATCGTCATCGAGTATGGCGGCAGCGATCTCGGGCCCTTCATCCAGATGCCGGCCGCCCTCTCCTTCCCCATGAACATGCGCCGCTACGACTGGGGTTTTCGCACGGAGCCGGAGCCGCATCTTTCCGGGCGCGTGCTGGCCACGCCGCGCGGCAAGGTGGTCGGCGGCTCCTCCTCCATCAACGGCATGGTCTATGTGCGCGGGCACGCGCGCGACTTCGACCACTGGGCGGAAGCGGGTGCTGCGGGCTGGGCCTTCGCCGACGTGCTTCCCTATTTCAAGCGCATGGAGAATGCGAAGACCGGGGAGGACGGCTGGCGCGGCACGGACGGGCCGCTGCACGTGCAGCGCGGCACGCGCCTCAATCCGCTCTACCAGACCTTCATCGAGGCCGGCCGCGAGGCCGGGTTCGAGGTGACGGAGGATTACAACGGCTCGAAGCAGGAGGGCTTCGGGCCGATGGAGCAGACGATCCATATGGGGCGCCGCTGGTCGGCCGCCAACGCCTATCTCAAGCCCGCGCTGAAGCGGCGAAACGTGAGTCTCGTCAGGGGCTTCGCGCGGCGCGTTCGAATCGAGAATCAACGGGCGACGGGCGTAGAGGTCGAAGCTCGCAATTCGGTTCAAGTCGTTAAAGCACGGCGTGAGGTGATCCTCGCGGCATCCTCCATCAACTCGCCGAAGCTGCTCATGCTCTCGGGCGTCGGCCCCGCCGAGGCGTTGCGGCAGTTCGGCATCGATGTCGTGGCGGACCGCCCGGGCGTGGGGCAGAATCTGCAGGACCATCTGGAGCTTTACATCCAGCAGGCCTGCCGCAAGCCGATCACGCTCTATTCCAACCTGGGCCTCTTCTCGAAAGCGCGGATCGGCGCGGAATGGCTGCTCTTCAAGTCGGGCCTCGGCGCCACCAATCATTTCGAGGCGGCGGCCTTCGTGCGCTCGCGCGCGGGCGTGGACTATCCCGACATCCAGTACCATTTCCTGCCGGCCGCGATCCGCTATGACGGGAAGGCCGCGGCCGAGATGCACGGCTTCCAGGCCCATGTCGGGCCGATGCGGTCGAAGTCGCGCGGGGCGGTCACCCTCGCCTCCCCCGATCCCCAGGCGCCGCCGAAGATCCGCTTCAACTACATGTCGCACGAGGAGGACTGGGCCGATTTCCGCCACTGCATAAGGCTCACGCGCGAGATCTTCTCGCAGCCGGTCTTCGAACCCTATTGCGACCACGAGATCTCGCCCGGGGATCACGTGCGATCCGACGCGGCGCTGGACGATTTCATCCGTGAGCACGTGGAAAGCGCCTATCATCCCTGCGGCACCTGCCGCATGGGCGCGCGCGAGGACCCCATGAGCGTGATCGACCCCGAACTCCGGGTGATCGGCGTCGAGGGCTTGAGGGTCGCCGATTCCTCCGTCTTCCCGCGCATCACCAATGGCAATCTGAATGCGCCCTCCATCATGGTGGGCGAAAAGGCAGCCGATCATATTCTGGACAAACCGCTCCTGCCTCCTTCAAATCAGCAGCCATGGATCAATCCACGCTGGCAGGTTTCGGACCGCTAG
- the betB gene encoding betaine-aldehyde dehydrogenase, which produces MRAQPQASHYINGSFVEDTRGAALEVVYPATAETIARLHLATPNIVELAVESAREAQASWARLKPMERGRVLRRAAEILRERNEELSQLETLDTGKAIQETRVADAASAADALEFFGCAVAAHNGEHIELGGPFGYTRREPLGVCVGIGAWNYPIQIAAWKAAPALAAGNAMIFKPSENTPLSALALAEILTEAGLPDGLFNVVQGDGEAGAALVGHPGVAKVSLTGSVATGRKVLSLAGGHMKHATMELGGKSPLIVFEDADVENAVGGAMLGNFYSTGQICSNGTRVFVQKDIYERFLGRLTERTRAIRLGDPLDPETHLGPLVSEAQRERVMSYIEAGKAEGARLFLGGSAPRLQGFENGFFVEPTIFTEVEDHMRIAREEIFGPVMCVLAFDSEEEVIARANGTEFGLAAGVFTRDLARAHRVVGELQAGTCWINAYNLTPVELPFGGVKNSGLGRENAVAALDHYSQIKSVYVETGDVESPY; this is translated from the coding sequence ATGCGCGCCCAGCCCCAGGCCTCGCACTACATCAACGGCAGTTTCGTGGAGGATACGCGCGGCGCGGCCCTCGAGGTCGTCTATCCCGCAACCGCAGAGACGATCGCCCGGCTGCATCTGGCGACGCCGAACATCGTGGAACTCGCCGTCGAATCGGCGCGGGAGGCCCAGGCCTCCTGGGCGCGGCTGAAGCCGATGGAACGCGGGCGCGTCCTGCGCCGCGCGGCGGAGATCCTGCGCGAGCGCAACGAGGAACTCTCGCAGCTCGAGACGCTGGATACGGGCAAGGCGATCCAGGAGACCCGCGTCGCCGACGCCGCCTCGGCGGCGGACGCGCTGGAATTCTTCGGCTGCGCCGTCGCCGCCCACAACGGCGAGCATATCGAGCTCGGCGGCCCCTTCGGCTACACGCGGCGGGAGCCGCTCGGCGTGTGCGTCGGGATCGGCGCCTGGAACTATCCGATCCAGATCGCGGCGTGGAAGGCGGCTCCCGCACTCGCGGCGGGCAACGCCATGATCTTCAAGCCTTCCGAGAACACGCCGCTCTCGGCCCTTGCCCTCGCCGAAATCCTGACCGAAGCGGGGCTCCCGGACGGGCTGTTCAACGTCGTCCAGGGCGACGGCGAGGCGGGCGCGGCGCTCGTCGGCCATCCCGGCGTGGCGAAGGTGTCGCTCACCGGCTCCGTGGCCACGGGCCGGAAGGTGCTCTCGCTCGCGGGCGGGCACATGAAGCACGCCACCATGGAGCTCGGCGGCAAGTCTCCCCTCATCGTGTTCGAGGACGCGGATGTGGAGAACGCGGTGGGCGGGGCCATGCTCGGCAACTTCTATTCCACCGGCCAGATCTGCTCGAACGGCACGCGCGTCTTCGTGCAGAAGGATATCTACGAGCGTTTCCTCGGCCGGCTGACGGAGCGCACGCGCGCCATCCGGCTGGGCGACCCGCTCGATCCGGAGACCCATCTCGGGCCTCTCGTTTCAGAGGCGCAGCGCGAACGCGTGATGTCCTATATCGAGGCGGGCAAAGCCGAGGGCGCGCGGCTCTTTCTCGGCGGCTCCGCTCCCCGCCTACAGGGCTTCGAGAACGGGTTCTTCGTCGAGCCGACCATCTTCACCGAAGTCGAGGACCATATGCGCATCGCCCGCGAGGAGATATTCGGTCCCGTGATGTGCGTGCTCGCCTTCGACAGCGAGGAGGAGGTGATCGCGCGGGCGAACGGCACGGAATTCGGCCTTGCCGCCGGCGTCTTCACGCGCGACCTTGCGCGCGCCCACCGGGTGGTCGGCGAGCTCCAGGCCGGCACCTGCTGGATCAACGCCTACAACCTCACGCCGGTGGAGCTTCCCTTCGGCGGGGTGAAGAATTCAGGCCTCGGGCGCGAGAACGCCGTTGCGGCGCTCGACCACTACTCCCAGATCAAGTCGGTCTATGTGGAGACGGGCGATGTCGAGAGCCCTTACTGA
- a CDS encoding GGDEF domain-containing protein, whose amino-acid sequence MKAVANRIWGNPILLAVAGTLAWLVFSTGCYALLSSTAGMEADVKWLAFAVLLPSVFIAAALYATGKQARSLADLRRDYENTIGRDSLTSCLNSTLFSALVDAHPTLVGSRAGRRQGSFLIVDVDQLSELNRTAGQRAGDRALRAVGEIIRSSVRSDDIVGRLGGDRFGVFLPGATRENAEAVAERIRTTVSEARFRLGGIARPLGVSIGAILFEQEIDYDGLVRAAEQTLRHAKENGRNRVEYAQVKPGPMASSRPALH is encoded by the coding sequence TTGAAAGCCGTCGCGAACCGCATATGGGGAAATCCCATCCTTCTCGCCGTTGCGGGCACGCTTGCCTGGCTTGTCTTTTCGACCGGCTGTTATGCTTTGCTTTCCAGCACGGCCGGTATGGAAGCAGATGTGAAATGGCTCGCATTTGCTGTTCTGTTGCCGAGCGTTTTCATTGCAGCGGCGCTCTATGCCACGGGAAAACAGGCTCGCAGCCTCGCCGATCTCAGGCGCGACTACGAGAACACGATTGGCCGCGACAGCCTGACATCCTGCCTCAACAGCACCTTGTTTTCAGCCTTGGTGGATGCTCACCCGACGCTCGTCGGCTCCCGCGCGGGACGCAGACAAGGCTCGTTTCTCATCGTCGACGTCGACCAATTGTCCGAACTCAACAGAACTGCCGGACAACGAGCAGGAGATCGTGCCTTGCGCGCGGTGGGGGAGATTATCCGCAGTTCGGTCCGAAGCGACGATATCGTTGGCCGGCTCGGAGGCGACCGTTTCGGAGTCTTCCTGCCGGGCGCGACACGCGAGAATGCGGAAGCGGTTGCCGAACGAATCCGCACCACGGTTTCTGAAGCCCGCTTTCGGCTTGGCGGCATCGCACGGCCCCTGGGCGTCAGCATCGGTGCCATCCTGTTCGAGCAGGAGATCGATTACGACGGCTTGGTCCGGGCCGCCGAGCAAACGTTGCGACATGCCAAGGAAAATGGGAGAAACAGGGTCGAATATGCTCAGGTAAAACCCGGCCCGATGGCATCATCCCGCCCCGCGCTTCATTGA